The Arachis hypogaea cultivar Tifrunner chromosome 19, arahy.Tifrunner.gnm2.J5K5, whole genome shotgun sequence genome has a window encoding:
- the LOC112778220 gene encoding protein MAIN-LIKE 1-like — MFVIGYEAGSNNAVLVMRSLSDASGACGGSRDVAYQLGLPVDGRYVSGCLLEFQIYIQGGRSAWVWFQELLGVTPPPSQVQKYAVNCSLFQETFGECPDGADDETVRRYVRAYIMMLLGTQLFADKSGNRVHIRWLPYVARLEEMGTYSWGSAALAWLYRCMCRVANRHVVKLAGPLQLLQSWIFWRFPLFRPAGYETFSWPLASRWSGYNPSGSEKGPRVQMWRLRIDRLQDREFIWMPYSSPDVLQVVHPEALEHRHMALWRSVTSLIYFAVIEWHQIDRVLPQFGGVQPVRVPP, encoded by the exons ATGTTTGTCATTGGTTATGAAGCCGGTTCTAACAATGCGGTGCTTGTCATGCGCAGCCTCagcgatgcatcaggagcatgcggcggcagcagg gacgtggcataccagttGGGTTTGCCGGTGGACGGGCGTTACGTGAGTGGTTGCCTATTAGAGTTCCAGATATACATCCAGGGTGGCCGTTCAGCCTGGGTGTGGTTTCAGGAGTTGCTTGGGGTGACTCCTCCTCCCAGTcaggttcagaagtacgcagTGAACTGTAGCTTGTTCCAGGAGACCTTTGGTGAGTGCCCCGACGGAGCCGATGACGAGACTGTGCGGAGATATGTccgtgcgtacatcatgatgttgttgggtaCGCAGCTGTTTGCGGACAAGTCAGGCAACCGCgttcacatcagatggcttcccTATGTAGCTAGGCTGGAGGAGATGGGTACCTATAGCTGGGGTTCTGCGGCACTagcatggttgtaccggtgcatgtgccgagtggcgaACAGACATGTGGTCAAGTTAGCGGGCCCACTTCAGCTACTTCAGTCTTGGATCTTCTGGCGATTTCCTCTGTTTAGGCCTGCAGGGTATGAGACATTCAGCTGGCCGTTGGCCTCGAG gtggtcaggttacaACCCTTCCGGTAGCGAGAAGGGTCCTAGAGTGCAGATGTGGAGGCTGAGGATAGACCGGTTACAGGACAGGGAG TTTATCTGGATGCCGTACAGCAGCCCCGACGTACTTCAGGTTGTGCATCCAGAGGCATTGGAGCATCGGCATATGGCGTTGTGGCGGTCTGTGACGTCGCTGATCTACTTTGCcgtcatagagtggcatcagatagatAGGGTGCTTCCGCAGTTCGGAGGGGTGCAGCCCGTCCGGGtcccgccctga
- the LOC112779605 gene encoding nicotianamine synthase: MFHELYVLKSNSEEHHSPSLSPHSVDIMVCQEQEALVNKVLDLYHKISTLDTLKPSQDVDTLFTQLVRTCIPHTPFIDITKLSTTVQEARSDLIRLCAEAESLLEMHYSALLVSSSSGENPLGRLHVFPYYSNYLKLSCLEFNILSQHCQAVPTKIAFVGSGPLPLTSIVLATNHFPNTTFHNYDIDALANSMAKALVSSDHDLSKRMVFHTSDILDVSHGLNEFNVVFLAALVGMKNEEKKKVIDHLGKYMAPGAFLMVRSAYSARAFLYPVVNPSFDLKGFEVLSVFHPTDEVINSIVIAQKCPIISTSSKEVESVFSNNNLLINGNMIEELVTEEQL; this comes from the coding sequence ATGTTCCATGAGCTATATGTGTTAAAGAGTAACAGTGAAGAACACCACTCTCCCTCACTCTCTCCTCATAGTGTCGACATCATGGTTTGCCAAGAACAAGAGGCATTAGTGAACAAAGTGCTTGACCTCTACCACAAGATTTCAACCTTAGACACCCTCAAACCTTCCCAAGATGTGGACACCCTCTTCACCCAACTCGTTCGCACATGCATCCCTCATACCCCATTCATCGACATCACTAAACTTTCCACAACCGTCCAAGAAGCTAGATCCGACCTAATTCGTCTTTGCGCCGAAGCCGAATCGCTCTTGGAGATGCATTATTCGGCGCTTTTGGTGTCGTCATCCTCCGGTGAGAACCCACTTGGACGTCTTCACGTCTTTCCCTACTACTCTAACTACCTCAAACTTAGTTGTCTCGAATTCAACATTCTTAGCCAGCACTGCCAGGCTGTTCCCACCAAGATTGCCTTCGTGGGTTCTGGCCCTCTTCCCTTAACCTCCATTGTCTTGGCTACCAACCACTTTCCCAACACCACATTCCATAATTATGACATAGACGCTTTGGCCAATTCTATGGCCAAGGCGTTGGTGTCTTCGGATCATGACCTGTCAAAGCGCATGGTCTTTCACACTAGCGACATATTAGATGTGTCGCATGGTTTGAACGAGTTCAATGTTGTTTTTCTTGCCGCGCTCGTGGGAATGAAaaatgaggagaagaagaaagtaattgACCATCTGGGTAAGTATATGGCACCTGGGGCATTTCTTATGGTAAGAAGTGCCTATAGTGCCAGAGCATTTCTATATCCGGTAGTCAATCCTTCTTTTGATCTCAAAGGATTTGAAGTTTTGTCCGTCTTTCACCCTACTGATGAGGTTATCAATTCTATTGTGATTGCGCAAAAATGTCCGATTATTTCAACATCGTCCAAAGAGGTTGAATCAGTCTTCAGTAATAATAACCTTCTCATCAATGGGAACATGATTGAGGAATTGGTAACTGAGGAGCAGCTTTAA